In one Desulfoferula mesophila genomic region, the following are encoded:
- a CDS encoding YbaB/EbfC family nucleoid-associated protein, whose translation MIPRGGMGNLMKQAQKMQEQMLKMQQELEAREVNASSGGGMVEAVVNGKGELLRLKLDPEVVDPEDVEMLCDLVVAAVGEAQRRAQEMTQEEMGKLTGGMNIPGLT comes from the coding sequence ATGATCCCCCGAGGCGGCATGGGCAACCTGATGAAGCAGGCCCAGAAGATGCAAGAGCAGATGCTCAAGATGCAGCAGGAGCTGGAAGCGCGTGAAGTGAACGCCTCTTCCGGCGGCGGCATGGTGGAAGCCGTGGTCAACGGCAAGGGCGAGTTGCTGCGTCTCAAGCTGGACCCCGAGGTGGTGGACCCCGAGGACGTGGAAATGCTCTGCGACCTGGTGGTGGCCGCCGTGGGCGAGGCCCAGCGCCGGGCCCAGGAGATGACCCAGGAGGAGATGGGTAAGCTCACCGGCGGGATGAACATCCCCGGCCTTACCTAA
- a CDS encoding universal stress protein yields the protein MPIWNRILATVDEHDSSMQAVRYLAGVLGGSDACRVRIMAVYQAPEPDAHPQQEQRAAAAAQRKQLLLERLEAARQVLVGARIPAYNVSTQLQESGGRTIAETIMAAQRQGGFGTIVVGRRGLSKAEEFLFGSVSNSIVHNATDCAVWVIS from the coding sequence ATGCCCATCTGGAACCGCATATTGGCCACCGTGGACGAACACGACAGCTCCATGCAGGCGGTGCGTTACCTGGCCGGGGTGCTGGGCGGCTCCGACGCCTGCCGGGTGCGGATCATGGCCGTGTACCAGGCCCCGGAACCGGACGCCCATCCCCAGCAGGAGCAAAGGGCCGCCGCCGCGGCCCAGCGCAAGCAATTGCTCCTAGAGCGCCTGGAGGCCGCCCGCCAGGTTTTGGTGGGGGCGCGCATACCCGCCTACAACGTAAGCACCCAGTTGCAGGAGTCGGGCGGGCGCACCATCGCCGAAACCATCATGGCCGCCCAGCGCCAAGGTGGCTTCGGCACCATCGTGGTAGGCCGCCGCGGCCTGTCCAAGGCCGAGGAGTTCCTCTTCGGCTCGGTGAGCAATTCCATAGTGCATAACGCCACCGACTGCGCCGTGTGGGTCATCAGCTAA
- a CDS encoding M48 family metalloprotease: MVSMRHRCSYRAAAAVLLVFFAIFLAACAKNPVTGEEQLVFMSENQEITMGNNYYPQVIQLNNGPVPQDPQLQAYVSGVGNKLARLSHRPNLPWQFTVVDSSQVNAFALPGGKICITRGLITKMDSEDELAGVLGHEIGHVTARHAVSAYTRQVLMAGAMLGLAIALSDSEYSQVALAAAGVAGGLMMLSYSRDQERQCDELGYEYMTKAGYNPTAMVNTFRLFQKMQKSEPGMIDGMLSSHPLPQERIAAAEQRALASPLSSQPYKTKQFQLSLKQQMRVVPAYAALDKGNALAKKKQWGQAVSQYQKAIALYPQESMFYSRLAIAQIKQKQTATALSNAKEGARLSDGRFYPNLILGMVAFANRDYSLAVDAHRAAAQTMPDHVINNFMLAYSYDKIGPRSQAVTYYRKVKAASPKSGYGKAAAKRLKQLGYY, translated from the coding sequence ATGGTAAGCATGCGCCACCGATGTTCCTACCGTGCCGCCGCCGCGGTACTGCTCGTATTCTTCGCCATATTCCTGGCAGCTTGCGCCAAAAATCCGGTCACCGGCGAAGAACAGCTGGTGTTCATGAGCGAGAACCAGGAAATCACCATGGGGAACAATTACTACCCCCAGGTGATCCAGCTCAACAACGGCCCCGTGCCGCAAGACCCCCAGCTACAGGCTTATGTCAGCGGGGTGGGCAACAAGCTGGCCCGGCTGAGCCACCGGCCCAACCTGCCTTGGCAGTTCACGGTGGTGGACTCCAGCCAGGTCAACGCCTTCGCCCTGCCCGGAGGCAAGATCTGCATCACCCGGGGCCTCATCACCAAGATGGACAGCGAGGACGAGCTGGCCGGGGTGCTGGGCCACGAGATCGGCCACGTCACCGCGCGCCACGCGGTATCGGCCTACACCCGCCAGGTGCTCATGGCCGGGGCCATGCTGGGCCTGGCCATCGCCCTGAGCGACAGCGAATACTCGCAGGTGGCCCTGGCCGCCGCCGGGGTGGCGGGCGGCCTGATGATGCTCAGCTATTCCCGCGACCAGGAGCGCCAGTGCGACGAGTTGGGCTATGAGTACATGACCAAGGCGGGCTACAACCCCACGGCCATGGTCAACACCTTCCGGCTTTTCCAGAAGATGCAAAAGAGCGAGCCCGGAATGATCGACGGCATGCTCTCCAGCCACCCCCTGCCCCAGGAGCGCATCGCCGCCGCCGAGCAGCGGGCCCTGGCCTCGCCCCTGAGCAGCCAGCCATACAAGACCAAACAATTCCAACTTAGCCTGAAACAACAAATGCGCGTGGTCCCGGCCTACGCGGCCCTGGATAAGGGCAACGCCCTGGCCAAGAAAAAGCAATGGGGCCAGGCGGTGAGCCAATACCAAAAGGCCATCGCCCTCTATCCCCAGGAGAGCATGTTCTACTCGCGCCTGGCCATCGCCCAGATCAAGCAGAAGCAGACCGCCACGGCCCTGAGCAACGCCAAGGAAGGGGCCCGGCTGAGCGATGGCCGCTTCTACCCCAACCTGATCCTGGGCATGGTGGCCTTTGCCAACCGCGACTACAGCCTGGCCGTGGACGCCCACCGCGCGGCGGCCCAGACCATGCCCGACCACGTGATCAACAATTTTATGCTGGCCTATTCCTATGACAAGATCGGCCCGCGCTCCCAGGCGGTGACCTACTACCGCAAGGTGAAAGCGGCCTCGCCCAAGAGCGGCTACGGCAAGGCCGCCGCCAAGCGCCTTAAGCAGTTGGGCTATTACTAG
- a CDS encoding MTH1187 family thiamine-binding protein, whose protein sequence is MAVVQFTIVPLGTKTTSLSAYVAQVHQALEDSGVKHTLTPMGTVLEGPLDELLAVIRQVHELPFQAGPSRVMTLINIDDRRDKTGTMEQKLQSVRDKLPK, encoded by the coding sequence ATGGCCGTAGTCCAGTTCACCATCGTCCCCCTGGGAACCAAAACCACCAGCCTGAGCGCCTACGTGGCCCAGGTGCACCAGGCCCTGGAAGACTCGGGGGTCAAGCACACCCTCACCCCCATGGGCACCGTTTTGGAAGGCCCCCTGGACGAGCTGTTGGCGGTCATCCGCCAGGTGCACGAGCTGCCCTTCCAGGCCGGTCCCTCGCGGGTGATGACCCTGATCAACATCGACGACCGCCGCGACAAGACCGGCACCATGGAGCAGAAGCTCCAGAGCGTGCGCGACAAACTGCCCAAATAG
- the dnaX gene encoding DNA polymerase III subunit gamma/tau — protein MSYLVLARKHRPATFDQVVGQEHVTRTLAGALESGRLAHAFCFTGPRGVGKTTVARILAKALNCEQGPTANPCGKCVHCLEISEGRAVDVQEIDAASNSRVEDVRELREMIRYHPQSGRYRVTILDEVHMLSKAAFNALLKTLEEPPEHAVFILATTDVHKVPLTILSRCQRFDFRRLPPRVLAEHLRQVLAAEGLSLPAESLALMAREADGSVRDSLSLLDQVLAADKPSMSHAEVVELLGLVDRELVVATAQAVLAGEAGEVLDLVSQVYAAGGEMQAFYGSLQEHFRNLAAAKAAPQGAELFGLTPEEMAALREQAAPHSPETLHEIFGHLAASEDLFRRASQPRLVMEMTLLKLTQVKPVVSLAEIISGLERAGGGEAPPTASRPPSQPAPAAPAARGGKPASAAQARPAPARQAPAPDSAPAPKQASAAQPGDAAGMLKELVRYAEQQQPALASYLGRATAKLEDGLLKVTLPAGAIAASYATERNQQRLNRMAGELWDQAPQVRLAASAETVQAPDHQARAAARAAAAAELADHPVVRQAAEVFEAEVVALNPAETNETTNPLSTEQD, from the coding sequence GTGAGCTATCTGGTCCTGGCCCGCAAGCACCGGCCCGCCACCTTTGATCAAGTGGTGGGCCAGGAGCACGTGACCCGGACCCTGGCCGGGGCCCTGGAGAGCGGCCGCCTGGCCCACGCCTTCTGCTTCACCGGGCCGCGCGGGGTGGGCAAGACCACGGTGGCCCGCATCCTGGCCAAGGCCCTGAACTGCGAACAGGGCCCCACCGCCAACCCTTGCGGCAAGTGCGTGCACTGCCTGGAGATCAGCGAGGGCCGCGCGGTGGACGTGCAGGAGATCGACGCGGCCTCCAATTCCCGGGTGGAGGACGTGCGCGAGCTTCGGGAGATGATTCGCTACCATCCCCAGTCCGGGCGCTACCGGGTGACCATCCTGGACGAGGTGCACATGCTCTCCAAGGCGGCCTTCAACGCCTTGCTCAAGACCCTGGAGGAGCCGCCCGAGCACGCCGTGTTCATTCTGGCCACCACCGACGTGCACAAGGTGCCGCTGACCATCCTCAGCCGCTGCCAGCGCTTCGATTTCAGGCGCCTGCCCCCTCGGGTGCTGGCCGAGCATTTGCGCCAGGTGCTGGCCGCCGAGGGCCTCAGCCTGCCCGCCGAAAGCCTGGCCCTCATGGCCCGCGAGGCCGACGGCAGCGTGCGCGACTCGCTTAGCCTGTTGGACCAGGTTTTGGCTGCGGACAAGCCCTCCATGAGCCACGCCGAGGTGGTGGAGCTGTTGGGCCTGGTGGACCGCGAGCTGGTGGTGGCCACGGCCCAGGCGGTGCTGGCCGGCGAGGCGGGCGAGGTGCTGGACCTGGTGAGCCAGGTCTATGCGGCCGGCGGCGAGATGCAGGCCTTTTACGGCTCGCTGCAGGAACACTTCCGCAACCTGGCCGCCGCCAAGGCCGCGCCCCAGGGGGCGGAGCTGTTCGGGCTGACCCCCGAGGAGATGGCCGCCCTGCGCGAGCAGGCCGCGCCGCACAGCCCCGAGACCCTGCACGAGATTTTCGGTCACCTGGCGGCCAGCGAAGACCTGTTCCGCCGGGCCTCCCAGCCCCGCCTGGTCATGGAGATGACCCTGCTCAAACTCACCCAGGTCAAGCCGGTGGTGAGCCTGGCCGAGATCATCTCCGGCCTGGAGCGGGCGGGCGGCGGCGAGGCCCCGCCCACGGCCTCCCGGCCTCCCAGCCAGCCGGCCCCGGCCGCTCCCGCGGCCCGGGGCGGCAAACCGGCCTCGGCGGCCCAAGCGCGCCCGGCCCCGGCCCGCCAAGCTCCCGCCCCGGATTCGGCCCCCGCTCCCAAGCAGGCCTCGGCCGCCCAACCGGGCGACGCGGCGGGCATGCTCAAGGAGTTGGTGCGCTACGCTGAGCAGCAGCAACCGGCCCTGGCCTCCTACCTGGGGCGGGCCACGGCCAAGCTGGAGGACGGGCTGCTCAAGGTTACCCTGCCCGCGGGGGCCATCGCGGCCAGCTACGCCACCGAGAGGAACCAACAACGTCTGAACCGCATGGCCGGCGAGCTGTGGGATCAGGCCCCCCAGGTGCGCCTGGCGGCTTCCGCCGAAACGGTGCAGGCCCCGGACCACCAGGCCCGGGCGGCGGCCCGGGCGGCGGCCGCGGCCGAGCTGGCCGATCACCCGGTGGTGCGCCAGGCGGCCGAGGTTTTCGAGGCCGAGGTGGTGGCCCTCAACCCGGCCGAAACCAACGAAACAACCAACCCTCTATCCACGGAGCAAGATTGA